The Actinocatenispora sera genome has a window encoding:
- the secA2 gene encoding accessory Sec system translocase SecA2 — protein MGVFDAVRSRARRFLERPGATVDLGWVRRLLPEIEQRGAALTEMTDAALRAAAVRFRDAGIERVDAAAVVEASALAREAAVRALGQRLYDSQILAAAAMMSGQVAQLATGEGKTLAAVPAVLGLAARGLPVHVLTVNDYLARRDAEWMAPAYELLGLRAGWVAESSEPVQRRDAYGCAVTYGSISEVGFDFLRDQLVTDPADRVQRELAAVLVDEADSILVDEARIPMVLAGGAPAGNPGLRAATRAVAGLVDGRDYTLATDHRTVHLTDGGLRRVERELDADLYAADRVELLTAVNLALSAAVLLRRDVEYLVRDGRVELVDEFRGRVARRRRWPDGLHAAVEVKEGLAGTESGEVLNTLTVQAFVRLYQVRAGMTATAVGVGENLRTFYGLEVAVIDPHRPCVRDDLPDRVYVTRRDKEAALIEAVGDAHALGRPVLLGTQDVAESERIAAALRDRGIDSAVLNARNDRAEAAIVGEAGAPGAVTVSTQMAGRGTDIRLGGSDAGDAAARVAELGGLLVLGCGRHESGRVDDQLRGRAGRQGDPGESVFFVSLEDDLVVENAPDVVPADPRSDPSGLIFEAGIRRVVDHAQRVAEGVNYAVHRETWKYHQVIELQRQELAADRDRWLTTDAAAELLREARPERYAQLRELLGEPAVARISRLIVLQHADDCWAAHLGYLGEVREGIHLRALGREVPLDEFHRLAVRAFGTLRERIVERGVAMFADADITGGDWTPAAAGLNRPAATWTYLTSDDPFGSELERILRRHGHDRRPPR, from the coding sequence GCGGGTCGACGCGGCGGCGGTGGTGGAGGCGTCCGCACTGGCCCGGGAGGCGGCGGTGCGCGCGCTCGGCCAGCGGCTGTACGACAGCCAGATCCTCGCCGCCGCGGCCATGATGTCCGGCCAGGTCGCCCAGCTCGCCACCGGCGAGGGCAAGACGCTCGCCGCGGTCCCGGCGGTGCTCGGGCTCGCCGCGCGTGGCCTGCCCGTCCACGTGCTGACCGTCAACGACTACCTGGCCCGGCGCGACGCCGAGTGGATGGCCCCGGCGTACGAGCTCCTGGGGTTGCGCGCCGGCTGGGTCGCCGAGTCCAGCGAGCCGGTGCAGCGCCGGGACGCGTACGGCTGCGCGGTGACCTACGGCTCGATCAGCGAGGTGGGCTTCGACTTCCTCCGCGACCAGCTGGTGACCGACCCGGCGGACCGGGTGCAGCGGGAACTGGCCGCGGTGCTCGTCGACGAGGCGGACTCGATCCTGGTCGACGAGGCGCGGATCCCGATGGTGCTGGCGGGGGGAGCGCCGGCGGGCAACCCCGGCCTGCGGGCCGCCACCCGGGCGGTGGCGGGCCTCGTCGACGGTCGTGACTACACGCTCGCCACCGATCACCGCACCGTGCACCTGACCGACGGCGGGCTGCGGCGCGTCGAACGCGAGCTCGACGCCGACCTGTACGCGGCCGACCGGGTCGAGCTGCTGACCGCGGTGAACCTGGCGCTGTCGGCCGCGGTGCTGCTGCGCCGCGACGTCGAGTACCTCGTGCGGGACGGGCGGGTCGAGCTGGTCGACGAGTTCCGGGGCCGGGTGGCGCGGCGGCGCCGGTGGCCGGACGGGCTGCACGCGGCGGTCGAGGTCAAGGAGGGACTCGCGGGAACGGAGTCGGGCGAGGTCCTCAACACCCTGACGGTGCAGGCGTTCGTCCGGCTCTACCAGGTACGCGCCGGGATGACCGCCACCGCCGTGGGCGTCGGGGAGAACCTGCGCACGTTCTACGGCCTGGAGGTGGCGGTGATCGATCCGCACCGGCCGTGCGTGCGCGACGACCTGCCCGACCGGGTGTACGTGACCCGGCGCGACAAGGAGGCGGCGCTGATCGAGGCGGTCGGCGACGCGCACGCGCTCGGCCGGCCGGTCCTGCTGGGTACCCAGGACGTGGCCGAGTCGGAACGCATCGCCGCGGCGCTGCGCGACCGCGGCATCGACAGCGCCGTCCTCAACGCCCGCAACGACCGGGCCGAGGCCGCCATCGTCGGCGAGGCCGGGGCGCCGGGTGCGGTGACCGTGTCGACGCAGATGGCGGGCCGCGGTACCGACATCCGGCTGGGCGGCAGCGATGCGGGAGACGCCGCCGCGCGGGTCGCCGAGCTGGGCGGCCTGCTCGTACTGGGGTGTGGGCGGCACGAGAGCGGTCGCGTCGACGACCAGCTGCGGGGCCGGGCCGGCCGGCAGGGCGACCCCGGCGAGTCGGTGTTCTTCGTGAGCCTGGAGGACGACCTGGTCGTCGAGAACGCGCCCGATGTGGTGCCGGCGGATCCGCGCTCGGACCCCAGCGGCCTGATCTTCGAGGCGGGCATCCGCCGGGTCGTCGACCACGCGCAGCGCGTCGCCGAGGGCGTCAACTACGCCGTGCACCGGGAGACCTGGAAGTACCACCAGGTGATCGAGCTGCAGCGGCAGGAGCTGGCCGCCGACCGGGACCGGTGGCTGACGACCGACGCGGCCGCCGAGCTGCTGCGCGAGGCCCGGCCGGAGAGGTACGCCCAGCTGCGGGAGCTGCTGGGCGAGCCGGCGGTGGCGCGGATCAGCCGGCTGATCGTGTTGCAGCACGCCGACGACTGCTGGGCGGCGCACCTGGGCTACCTGGGCGAGGTACGGGAGGGCATCCACCTGCGTGCGCTGGGCCGCGAGGTGCCGCTGGACGAGTTCCACCGCCTCGCGGTACGGGCGTTCGGGACGCTGCGGGAGCGCATCGTCGAGCGCGGCGTGGCGATGTTCGCCGACGCCGACATCACCGGCGGCGACTGGACGCCGGCGGCCGCCGGGCTGAACCGGCCGGCGGCGACCTGGACGTACCTGACCAGCGACGACCCGTTCGGCAGCGAGCTGGAACGCATCCTTCGCCGGCACGGGCACGATCGGCGACCTCCGCGCTGA
- a CDS encoding P-II family nitrogen regulator — protein sequence MQLITAVVKPFQLDAVKDAVQALGVAGMTVTEVSGYGRQKGHVELYRGAEYSVEFVPKARVEVVVDDFDVDKVVDAVVAAARTGRIGDGKVWVTEVREVIRVRTGERGVDAL from the coding sequence GTGCAGCTGATCACGGCGGTCGTCAAGCCGTTCCAACTGGACGCGGTCAAGGACGCGGTGCAGGCGCTGGGGGTGGCCGGGATGACCGTCACCGAGGTCTCCGGGTACGGCCGGCAGAAGGGCCACGTGGAGCTCTACCGCGGCGCCGAGTACTCGGTGGAGTTCGTTCCGAAGGCCCGTGTCGAGGTCGTCGTGGACGACTTCGACGTGGACAAGGTGGTTGACGCGGTCGTCGCCGCGGCCCGTACCGGGCGCATCGGCGACGGCAAGGTGTGGGTCACCGAGGTCCGCGAGGTGATTCGGGTCCGCACCGGTGAACGCGGTGTCGACGCCCTCTGA
- a CDS encoding ammonium transporter encodes MTPGLAFFYGGMVRARSVLNMLMMSFATIGLVSVLWVLYGYSLAFGPDSFAGLIGNLDHVGLAGTLDAVTGPAHHQIPVLVFGAFQLMFAIITPALITGAIADRARFGAWLLFAGVWVTVVYFPVAHWVFDFDGGNGGWIGDRLGALDFAGGTAVHVNAGAAGLALALVLGKRHGWPKERFKPHNLPLVLLGAGLLWFGWFGFNAGSALAANGTAGTAFINTQVATGAAMLGWLLVERIRDGKATTLGAASGAVAGLVGITPACAALNPLMSVVLGVVCGAVCAMAVGLKYKLGFDDSLDVVGVHLVGGALGSLLIGLLATATVTGGPAGLLFGGGLALLGKQVVAVLAVGVYSFGLSWLIGKAVDKTIGFRLAPADEAAGIDGAEHAESGYDWGGLLSGRRGVPAASTSDTPAAVPAGKE; translated from the coding sequence ATGACACCGGGGCTGGCGTTCTTCTACGGCGGCATGGTGCGGGCGCGCAGCGTGCTGAACATGCTCATGATGAGCTTCGCGACGATCGGCCTGGTCAGCGTGCTGTGGGTGCTCTACGGGTACTCGCTGGCGTTCGGGCCGGACTCGTTCGCCGGGCTGATCGGCAACCTCGACCACGTCGGTCTGGCCGGCACCCTGGACGCGGTGACCGGGCCGGCGCACCACCAGATCCCGGTGCTGGTGTTCGGCGCGTTCCAGCTGATGTTCGCGATCATCACGCCCGCGCTGATCACCGGCGCGATCGCGGACCGGGCCCGGTTCGGCGCCTGGCTGCTGTTCGCCGGTGTCTGGGTGACGGTGGTGTACTTCCCGGTCGCGCACTGGGTGTTCGACTTCGACGGCGGGAACGGTGGGTGGATCGGCGACCGGCTGGGCGCCCTGGACTTCGCCGGCGGTACCGCGGTGCACGTCAACGCGGGCGCGGCGGGCCTCGCGCTCGCGCTGGTGCTGGGCAAGCGGCACGGCTGGCCGAAGGAGCGGTTCAAGCCGCACAACCTGCCGCTGGTGCTGCTCGGTGCCGGTCTGCTGTGGTTCGGCTGGTTCGGGTTCAACGCCGGCTCGGCGCTCGCCGCGAACGGCACCGCCGGTACCGCGTTCATCAACACCCAGGTCGCGACCGGCGCGGCGATGCTCGGCTGGCTGCTGGTGGAGCGGATCCGGGACGGCAAGGCGACCACGCTGGGCGCCGCGTCCGGTGCGGTGGCGGGCCTGGTCGGTATCACCCCGGCCTGCGCGGCGCTCAACCCGCTGATGTCGGTGGTACTCGGTGTCGTCTGCGGTGCGGTGTGCGCGATGGCGGTGGGCCTGAAGTACAAGCTGGGGTTCGACGACTCGCTGGACGTGGTGGGCGTGCACCTGGTCGGTGGCGCGCTGGGCTCCCTGCTGATCGGGCTGCTTGCCACCGCGACCGTGACCGGCGGGCCGGCCGGGCTGCTGTTCGGCGGCGGGCTCGCGTTGCTGGGCAAGCAGGTGGTCGCGGTGCTCGCGGTCGGGGTCTACTCGTTCGGGCTGAGCTGGCTGATCGGCAAGGCGGTCGACAAGACCATCGGGTTCCGGCTGGCGCCGGCCGACGAGGCCGCCGGAATCGACGGCGCCGAGCACGCCGAGAGCGGGTACGACTGGGGCGGCCTGCTGTCCGGCCGGCGCGGCGTACCGGCGGCGTCCACATCGGACACTCCGGCCGCGGTGCCGGCGGGGAAGGAGTAG